ATTTTGAGCCGCTTCTTCAGCGCCCTTGCCGACAGCAGGAATGTATTCACGAGGAATAACACCACCCTTGATTTCATCGACAAACTCAAAACCAGCGCCGGGCTCTTGAGGCTCAATACGCAGCCAGCAATCGCCATACTGACCGCGACCACCTGACTGACGTACGAATTTACCCTGAACTTCAACCTTCTTAGTGATCGACTCACGGTAAGCGACCTGAGGCGCACCAACATTTGCCTCAACTTTAAACTCACGCTTCAGACGGTCAATAATAACTTCAAGGTGAAGCTCACCCATACCGGAAAGGATCGTTTGCCCAGTCTCTTCGTCAGTACGCACACCAAGAGAGGGGTCTTCTGCGAGCAACTTACCAAGAGCGACGCCCATCTTTTCCTGGTCACTTTTAGTCTTAGGCTCAACAGCGATATGAATAACAGGATCCGGGAATTCCATCGCTTCAAGCAGGCACTCATGATCCGGATCACACAGAGTATCACCCGTTGTGCTGTACTTAAGACCAACAGCAGCAGCGATATCACCAGAATAAACCTGCTTAATCTCTTCACGCTTATTGGCGTGCATCTTCAAGATACGACCCAGACGCTCCTTCTTGCCCTTTGTTGAGTTGAGCACAGAGGAACCGGCTTCAGCGATACCGGAATACACACGGAAGAAAGTAAGCTGACCAACAAACGGGTCAGTCATAATCTTAAAGGCCAGAGCCGCAAACGGACCATCATCATCGGCAGGACGAGTAATCTCTACGCCTTTAGGGTCAATACCCTCAATAGGCGGAACATCCGTCGGGCAAGGCATATAATCCACAACAGCGTCGAGCAGATGCTGAACACCCTTATTCTTGAAAGCACTACCACACAGAACCGGGTTAATATGCAGATCGATCGTTGCCTTGCGAATAGCCAACTTGACCTCATCAACAGTCAGCTCATCACCGCCAAGATATTTCTCCATCAGCTCTTCATCATAAGTGCAGAGCTCTTCGAGCATAGCCTCACGGGCGACTTCGACCTCGTCAGCCATATCTGCCGGAATTTCCACTTCGTCAAAATGCGCGCCAAGAGACTCATCATCCCAGACAAACGCCTTCATCTCAACAAGGTCAACAACACCTTTGAAGTAGTCTTCCTTACCGATTGGCAACTGCAGAGGAACAGGATTGGCCCCAAGACGGTCACGCATCATATCAACGCCACGCTGAAAATCGGCACCAATACGGTCCATCTTATTCACAAAGGCAAGACGAGGAACCCCATACTTGTCAGCTTGACGCCAAACAGTCTCAGACTGAGGCTCAACGCCGCCAACAGAACAGAACACGGCAACTGAACCATCGAGAACACGCAAAGAGCGCTCAACCTCGATCGTAAAGTCAACGTGACCCGGGGTATCAATAATATTTATACGGTTATCTTTCCAGAAACAAGTGGTAGCAGCTGAGGTAATAGTAATTCCGCGCTCCTGCTCTTGTTCCATCCAGTCCATGGTCGCTGCTCCATCATGGACTTCACCGATTTTATGAGAGACGCCTGTATAGTACAGAATACGCTCTGTCGTTGTCGTCTTACCCGCATCAATATGTGCCATGATGCCGATATTACGTGTCTTAGCAAGAGATACTTGACGTGCCACAGCTCAACTTCCTCCCGAAAAATTACCAGCGATAATGGGCAAAGGCCTTGTTTGCCTCTGCCATCCGATGCGTATCTTCCTTTTTCTTCACCGATGCACCACGATTATTCGCTGCATCGAGAAGCTCCGCCGCCAAACGCTCGCGCATGGTCTTCTCACCACGGCCACGTGAAGCCGACAGAACCCAACGAATAACCAACGCATTACGGCGATCAGGACGCACCTCAACAGGCACCTGGTAAGTTGAACCGCCGACACGACGTGATTTAACCTCAAGCAGAGGACGAACATTCTCAAACGCCTTCTTAAAGACATCCAGAGGCTCTTCACCACTACGTTCTGCGATTAAATCAAATGCGCCGTAAACAATTTTCTCAGCAACACTCTTCTTGCCACCCAACATCAAGCTATTAACAAACTTGGTGACCAGTCGGTCATTATATTTAGGATCAGCAAGAACGATCCGTTTTGCGACTTCTCTTCTTCTAGGCATAACTGACTACCTCTTCCCTAAATCGATAAGTCCTACTTAGGACGCTTAGCACCATACTTCGAGCGAGCCTGCATACGACCCTGAACACCAGCCAGGTCGAGAGAACCGCGAACGATGTGGTAACGAACACCAGGCAAGTCCTTAACACGACCACCACGAACCAGAACAACGGAGTGCTCTTGCAGATTGTGGCCAACGCCAGGGATATACGAGGTTACAACGATGCCATTCGTAAGACGCACACGAGCAACTTTCCGCAAAGCCGAGTTCGGCTTTTTCGGGGTCGTTGTATATACACGCGTACATACACCACGACGCTGCGGATTTGATTTAAGCGCAGGCGCAGTCGACTTCTTCTCTTTTCTTTGGCGTCCATTACGGATCAGCTGATTAATCGTCGGCATTTCTTACTCCCGAAATTACTATTCACAGAATTAAAAGAACGTATTCCCCCAGAGGGGAAACCCGCGAACAATAACAACTGCCCCAACGATTGTCAAGGCAGTTGTTATTGTTTTGCATTTTTTATTGTAATGAGCTGAGTTTACTCGGAAACTTCGTCCATCATTTCATCGTCTTCAATAATATTTTCGACGATGGTGACCACTTCCTCCACCGGATCAGGGGTCAACAGCTTGGCGCTGCGATATTTGACAATACCGGTACCGGCAGGAATCAAACGTCCCATAATGACGTTTTCTTTCAGCCCACGAAGATGGTCAACCTTGCCCTCAATGGAAGCCTGGGTCAACACCTTCGTGGTCTCCTGGAACGACGCTGCTGAGATAAACGATTCCGTCGACAGCGACGCCTTGGTGATACCCAACATGATCGGTTCACCGACCGCCGGCTGACCATCCTGTTCCATGACACGTTCGTTTTCGATTTCAAACTCGACACGGGAAACCTGATCGTCAAGCAGGAAATCGGTATCACCCACTTCAAGGATGCGAACACGACGCAGCATTTGACGGACGATCGTTTCAATATGCTTATCGTTGATGGCAACACCCTGAAGTCGATAGACCTCCTGGACCTCATCGACCAGATATTTGGCCAATTCTTTTTCGCCAAGAACACGCAAAATATCATGCGGGTTGCGCGGCCCATCCATCAAGGGCTCACCGGCCTGAACCGCATCGCCTTCATGAACACTGATATGCTTGCCCTTAGGGATGAGATACTCAATCGGCTCACCATATTCCGGCGTCACAACCACTTTACGCTTGCCTTTAGAATCTTTCCCGAATGTCACCACCCCATCGATCTCAGTAAGAACGGCAAACTCCTTGGGCTTACGTGCTTCAAACAGCTCAGCAACACGTGGCAGACCGCCGGTAATATCTTTGGTCTTGGTTGTTTCACGAGGAATCTTGGCGAGAACATCACCCGCCTGAACCATCTCATCCTCAGGAACGATAATGTTGGCACCAACGGGCAACATATAGCGTGCAGCCATGCCATTAGGCAGCTTCACGGAACGGCCCTCTTCATCTTTCAGGGTCAAACGAGGGCGTTTATCCGTAGCTTTGGATTCGATAATGACTTTACGAGAAAGACCAGTAACATCATCGACCTTCTCGTCCATGGTCACACCACTGATCACATCACCAAAATGAATGCGACCGCTTACCTCCGTCAGAATCGGCATGGTGTACGGGTCCCATTCGGCGAGTAATGTTCCCGTCGTAATCGTTGTGCCAGGATCAAACATCACGCGTGAACCATACACCAGAGCATGACGCTCACGCTCACGACCGGTCTCATCGACGATAACAATTTCACCGTTACGGCTCATGACAACATGGTGCCCATCGCGGTCAACAACGGTCTTCAGATTACTAAACTGCAATTCACCATCGAAGCGTGCCTCAAGCGATGTTTGCTCGGCTCGACGTGAGGCCGTACCCCCGATATGGAAGGTACGCATGGTCAGCTGTGTGCCCGGCTCACCAATGGATTGCGCGGCAATAACACCGACCGCTTCACCGAGGTTAACCATGTGTCCACGCGCCAGATCACGACCATAGCAGGTTGCACAGATGCCATGACGACTTTTACACGTCAGAACGGAACGGATATAGAGTTTCTCAATACCTGCCTGCTCGATTTTATTGACCAGGACCTCGTCAATCTCCTGATTGGCTGCGACAATCACATCTCCCGTCACCGGATCACAGACATCTTCCAACGCGGCACGACCAAGAATGCGGTCGCCGAGAGATTCAATCACTTCGCCGCCCTCAGTCAGGGAGCTGACCAAAATACCGTCAATGGTACCGCAATCCTTCTCCGTAATGATCGCATCCTGAGCAACGTCAACCAGACGACGGGTCAGATAACCGGAGTTCGCCGTTTTCAACGCGGTATCCGCCAGACCTTTACGCGCACCGTGAGTTGAAATGAAGTACTGCAACACGGTCAGACCTTCGCGAAAGTTCGCGGTAATCGGTGTTTCAATAATCTCACCGGACGGCTTGGCCATCAAACCACGCATACCGGCCAGCTGACGGATTTGCTGAGCACTACCACGAGCACCAGAGTCAGCCATCATATGAATCGCATTAAATGACGATGCTTCAACGGTTTCTCCGGATTCGGATTCAAAACGATCCACCGAAAGATCAGCCAACATGGTTGATGCAATATCCTCTGTACACTTGGCCCAGATATCGACAACCTTGTTATAACGCTCGCCATCCGTAATCAGACCTTCGGTATACTGACTCTGAATCTCAGTCACCTCAGAAACAGCAGCATCGATAAAGTCCTGTTTGGTCTCAGGAACCACCATATTGTCGAGGCAGATGGAGATACCGGCGATCGTTGAGAAACGATAACCGGTCTGTTTCAAGCGGTCTGCAAGGATAACGGTCTCCTTGTTTCCGGCCAGGCGGAAACTGGCATCAACCAGTTCAGCCACCTGTTTCTTGGTCATAACCTTATTAATATAGTCAAACGGGATCATCCGGGGAACAACTTCGCGCAGGAGAACACGACCGACTGATGTTTCAATCAGTTCAGGATCCGCGCCATCAACGCGACTCATCCGCACTTTCACGCCAGCCTGAAGATCAACTTCTCCGGAATCATACGCAATACGCAGCTCATCTTCAGATGCGAAGATTTTACCCGAGCCTTGAACAAACGGACGGATACGCGACATATAATAAATGCCAAGAATCATATCCTGAGACGGAACGATAATCGGTTTACCGTTGGCCGGCGACAGAATATTATTGGTCGACATCATCAGAACGCGGGCTTCAATCTGACTCTCAATGGACAGAGGCAGGTGAACGGCCATCTGGTCACCGTCAAAGTCAGCGTTGAACGCGGTACATACCAGCGGGTGGAGCTGAATCGCCTTACCTTCCACCAGAACCGGCTCGAACGCCTGAATACCCAGGCGGTGAAGAGTCGGAGCACGGTTGAGCATCACCGGATGCTCCTTGATCACATCTTCGAGAACGTCCCAGACTTCTGACTTCTCTTTTTCCACCAACTTCTTAGCACTTTTGATCGTTGTGCAGTATCCGCGCTCTTCGAGCTTGTTGTAGATAAACGGCTTGAACAGCTCCAACGCCATCTTTTTCGGTAAACCGCATTGATGCAGCTTGAGCTCGGGGCCAACAACGATAACAGAACGCCCTGAGTAATCAACACGCTTACCGAGCAGGTTTTGACGGAAACGACCACCCTTACCCTTGAGCATATCAGAAAGAGACTTCAGCGGACGCTTGTTCGGACCGGTAATCGCGCGACCACGGCGGCCATTGTCAAACAGCGCATCCACCGCCTCCTGCAGCATCCGTTTTTCATTGCGGATAATGACGTCGGGAGCACGCAGCTCCATCAAACGCTTGAGACGGTTATTCCGGTTGATGACACGGCGATACAGGTCATTGAGATCCGAAGTTGCGAAACGACCACCGTCCAACGGCACCAAGGGGCGCAGTTCCGGCGGCAATACCGGGATGGTTTCAAGGATCATCCACTCCGGGCGGTTGCCACTACGGATAAAGGCGTTAATCACCTTAAGACGTTTAGCGACTTTCTTACGTTTGGCCTCACTGGAGGACTCACGCATTTCAATGCGCAGACTTTCGGCAATCTCTTCAAGATCAAGAGCGGCCAGCAGTTCACGAACCGCTTCAGCACCCATACCGGCAGTAAACTGACCGGCAAATTCGTCCATCAGTTCACGGTATTTATCTTCCGTCAGGATCTGACCGATTTCGAGCTGGCTGTCACCTTTGTCGAGAACCACATAGGCTTCGAAGTAAAGAACTTTTTCAAGCTCTTTGAGGGTCATATCCAACAACGTACCGATACGTGACGGCAACGACTTCAAGAACCAGATATGTGCAACAGGACAAGCAAGGTCAATATGAGCAAGGCGCTCACGACGCACCTTGCTGGGAATAACCTCAACACCGCATTTTTCGCAGACAATGCCGCGATGTTTCATGCGTTTGTACTTACCACAGTTACACTCGTAGTCTTTTACCGGGCCAAAGATTTTGGCACAGAACAGACCATCTCGTTCGGGTTTAAAGGTCCGATAGTTGATCGTCTCCGGTTTTTTTACTTCACCAAAAGACCGTTCACGAATGGTCTCCGGGGAGGAAAGCGACAGACGAATGGTATCAAAACTCAACGGATCTTTAGGGCGCTCAAATAAGCTGAAAATATCTTCCAAAACTCATCTCCTCAAGGGATGGCAGTTTACTCGTCTTCGTCTTCCAACAGTTCAACATCAAGGCACAGCGATTGAAGCTCTTTGATCAGAACGTTAAAGGACTCCGGCAACCCTGCTTCCAGGGTATGACGACCTTTGACAATCGCTTCGTACATGCGCGTGCGGCCAGCGACGTCGTCGGACTTCACTGTCAGGAATTCCTGCAGAGCATGGGAAGCACCATAAGCTTCCATCGCCCAAACCTCCATCTCACCAAGCCGTTGGCCACCAAACTGCGCCTTACCACCCAACGGCTGCTGAGTGACGAGGCTGTAGGGACCGATACTCCGTGCATGGATTTTATCATCAACCAAGTGATGGAGCTTCAGCATGTACATGATGCCGACAGTGACTTTTTCCTTAAACGCTTCACCGGTTTTACCATTGTACAAAGTCATTTGCCCTGAAGGAGAAAAGCCGGAACGGGCAATCTGCTCCTTAATGATCGTTTCGCTGACACCTTCGAAAACCGGCGATGCCATCGGGACCCCAGGCGCAAGACGTTTTGCCAGTTTATTGACATCCTGTTCTGAGAGATCGTCAAGGAAAGGATTGAGCTCTTCGTCCGCATAAACTTCCTTGATTTTCTCGCGAAGATCATTGTGAGTATGTTGCCGATCCAAAACCTCCTGAATCTGGTTACCCAACCCACGCGCTGCCAGTCCCAAATGAATCTCAAGAATCTGACCGACGTTCATACGAGAAGGAACACCCAGAGGGTTCAGAACGATCTCTACCGGGGTACCATCTTCGGCATAAGGCATATCTTCAACAGGCAGAATCCGTGACAGTACACCTTTGTTACCGTGGCGGCCAGCCATTTTATCGCCGACAGACAACTTACGTTTGATGGCGATATAGATCTTAACCATCTTGATAACACCAGGCGGAAGATCATCTCCACGCTTGATTTTATCAATTTTGTCGGCAAATACACGCTTGATCAACTCCTCACGGTCCGCAAGACCACGCAGCAATTCAGCGACACGATCCTCGATCGCCTCTCCGTCAACCAAAGAGATTTCCTGGTAACGGGAAACAGGAATTTCTTCTAGTTGATCAGCCTGCAGCACACTGTTTTTCTTCAGCAGAACCTTTCCATCGTCACTGGTGATTGATGACGCCAGTTTATTGCCGACAAGTAGGTCCGACAGTTTATGACGGGCAGATTCGCGGATGATGCGAATTTCGTCGTTCTGGTCCTTGAGAAGCTTATCGATCTCATGCTGTTCAATCTTCTCAGTTCGGGTGTCTTTGTCAGAACCCTTACGTGAAAAGACACGAGCACCGATAACAACCCCTTCAACGCCAGGCGGAACGCGAAGTGACGTATCGCGCACGTCGCCAGCCTTCTCTCCAAAAATTGCGCGAAGCAATTTTTCTTCTGGAGAAAGCTGAGTTTCGCCTTTTGGTGTGATCTTACCAACCAGAATATCTCCCGGCTTAACTTCAGCGCCAATACGGATAATGCCGCTTTCATCCAAGTCCTTGAGAGCATCATCGCCAAGGTTGGGAATATCGTCAGTAATCTCTTCTTTGCCCAGTTTCGTATCACGGGCAACACACTCGAATTCTTCGATGTGAATCGACGTGTAGCGGTCTTCTTTAACGAGTTTTTCCGAAATCAGAATCGAGTCCTCGAAGTTGTAACCTTCCCAAGGCATAAACGCTACGAGAACATTTTGCCCAAGGCCCAGTTCTCCCCATTGCGTTGACGGACCGTCAGCGATAATCGCACCACGCTTGACATGGTCGCCAACTTCGACAATCGGCTTCTGGTTCAGACAGGTATTCTGGTTGGAACGGATGAACTTGATCAGATTGTAAATATCAACGCCGGTGCCAGTTTCATCATCCTGTCCTTCATCAATACGAACGACAATCCGCGAGGCATCAACGGATTCAACAAAACCGTCGTGACGGGCAACTACGGCAGCACCGGAATCATGAGCAACAATCCGCTCCATACCGGTACCGACCAGAGGAGCATCAGCGCGCAACAGCGGCACGGCCTGGCGCTGCATGTTCGACCCCATCAAGGCGCGGTTGGCGTCGTCATTTTCCAAGAATGGAATCAACGAAGCCGCAACAGAAACCAGCTGCTTAGGTGAAACGTCCATCAGTTGGATCTCTTCGCGACGCAGCATCATAAACTCACCGCTCTGGCGAGCATTGATCACCTCGTTGACAAAGCGACCATCATCATCCAATTCCGCATTTGCCTGAGCAATCGCATGTCCCTCCTCCTCCAAAGCGGAGAAGTACTTGATTTCGCTTCCAACACGACCATCGTGGACAAGACGATACGGTGTTTCAACAAAACCATGCTCGTTGATACGCGCATAGGTGGACAATGAGGCAATCAGACCAATGTTTGGACCTTCAGGGGTTTCAATCGGGCAAACACGTCCATAGTGGGTCGGATGAACGTCACGCACCTCAAAACCTGCACGCTCACGTGTCAAACCACCGGGTCCGAGAGCCGACAAGCGACGTTTATGGGTAATCTCAGACAACGGGTTGGTCTGGTCCATAAACTGAGACAGCTGCGAAGAACCAAAGAACTCCTTGACAACAGCAGAGACCGGTTTCGAGTTGATCAGGTCATGGGGCATGAGGCTGTCAACTTCCTGAAGGCTCATACGCTCCTTAATGGCACGTTCCATCCGCACCAGACCTACACGATATTGATTCTCCAGCAATTCGCCTACAGCTCGGACACGACGATTACCGAGGTGGTCAATATCATCGACATGCCCCTTACCATTACGCAGGTCAATAAGGTAGCGGACAACCTCAAGGATATCTTCCTTGGTCAGCGTGCGGTGTTCGAGGGGCGTCTCTACACCGAGTTTGTAATTCAGCTTCAGACGGCCAACCACAGACAGGTCATAACGCTCGGGGTTAAAGAACAATCCTTCAAACAGAGCTGTTGCACTGCGAACCGTGGGAGGATCACCGGGCCGCAAGCGACGGTAAATTTCAATCATTGCATCTTCAGGATTGTTGACAGTATCCTGAAGTAACGTATCGCGAAGGTAAGGACCGACGTAAAGGTTATCAATAAACAGGGTTTCAACAGAATTGATCCCTTTTTCACGCAGAAGTTGAATACTTGTCTCCGTCAACTCCTGGTTGCATTCGATAAGAACTTCACCGGTTTCGGTATCGACAACATCCGTTGCCACAACCTTCCCAATCACTTCACTTTCATCAATCGCAATGGTTTCCAAACCGCTCTCGGCAATTTTGCGGATAGCAGCTTTGGTAAACTTACGGTTGGCCTTCACCAGCACATCACCATTAGGGGCAATAACATCCAAAACAGTGCGTTGACCGGCAAGGAGATCCAGATTAACAGACTTGGAATAGCCCTCTTTCTGAATCTGAACCGTTTCCACATCATAATAATATTTTAAAAGCTCCTCTGCGCTATAGCCTAAAGCTTGCAGTAGAACCGTTGCCGGCAACTTACGACGACGGTCAATGCGCACATAGAGGATATCTTTATGATCAAAATCAAAATCAAGCCAGGAACCGCGATAAGGAATGACACGGGCATTATAAAGCAGCTTGCCGCTTGAGTGCGTCTTGCCCTTATCATGGTCGTAAAAGACACCAGGAGAACGATGCAACTGGCTGACAATTACCCGCTCAGTGCCATTTATGATAAAGGTACCGTTTTCAGTCATCAGAGGAATTTCACCGAAGTAAACTTCCTGCTCTTTGATATCACGAATCGACTGTACACCGGTGTCCTTGTCGACATCCCAGGAAACAAGACGGACGCGAACCTTGACCGGAGCAGCAAACGTCATACCGCGCTGATGGCACTCCTCGACATCGTATTTAGGAACTTCCAACACGTAAGAAACATATTCCAAGGAACAGGTTTCACTGAAATCACGAATCGGGAAAACGGAGCGAAAAACCGCTTCGAGACCGATATTTTGGCGCGCAGAAGCAGGCAGATCCGCCTGTAGAAAACGTTTATACGAGTTTTTCTGAATATCGATCAGATTGGGAATTTCAATAATGCGCTGAATCTCAGAAAAATGCTTGCGCAATAACTGGTTATTCGCGATCGAA
This is a stretch of genomic DNA from uncultured Desulfuromonas sp.. It encodes these proteins:
- the rpoB gene encoding DNA-directed RNA polymerase subunit beta is translated as MAYSIANNQLLRKHFSEIQRIIEIPNLIDIQKNSYKRFLQADLPASARQNIGLEAVFRSVFPIRDFSETCSLEYVSYVLEVPKYDVEECHQRGMTFAAPVKVRVRLVSWDVDKDTGVQSIRDIKEQEVYFGEIPLMTENGTFIINGTERVIVSQLHRSPGVFYDHDKGKTHSSGKLLYNARVIPYRGSWLDFDFDHKDILYVRIDRRRKLPATVLLQALGYSAEELLKYYYDVETVQIQKEGYSKSVNLDLLAGQRTVLDVIAPNGDVLVKANRKFTKAAIRKIAESGLETIAIDESEVIGKVVATDVVDTETGEVLIECNQELTETSIQLLREKGINSVETLFIDNLYVGPYLRDTLLQDTVNNPEDAMIEIYRRLRPGDPPTVRSATALFEGLFFNPERYDLSVVGRLKLNYKLGVETPLEHRTLTKEDILEVVRYLIDLRNGKGHVDDIDHLGNRRVRAVGELLENQYRVGLVRMERAIKERMSLQEVDSLMPHDLINSKPVSAVVKEFFGSSQLSQFMDQTNPLSEITHKRRLSALGPGGLTRERAGFEVRDVHPTHYGRVCPIETPEGPNIGLIASLSTYARINEHGFVETPYRLVHDGRVGSEIKYFSALEEEGHAIAQANAELDDDGRFVNEVINARQSGEFMMLRREEIQLMDVSPKQLVSVAASLIPFLENDDANRALMGSNMQRQAVPLLRADAPLVGTGMERIVAHDSGAAVVARHDGFVESVDASRIVVRIDEGQDDETGTGVDIYNLIKFIRSNQNTCLNQKPIVEVGDHVKRGAIIADGPSTQWGELGLGQNVLVAFMPWEGYNFEDSILISEKLVKEDRYTSIHIEEFECVARDTKLGKEEITDDIPNLGDDALKDLDESGIIRIGAEVKPGDILVGKITPKGETQLSPEEKLLRAIFGEKAGDVRDTSLRVPPGVEGVVIGARVFSRKGSDKDTRTEKIEQHEIDKLLKDQNDEIRIIRESARHKLSDLLVGNKLASSITSDDGKVLLKKNSVLQADQLEEIPVSRYQEISLVDGEAIEDRVAELLRGLADREELIKRVFADKIDKIKRGDDLPPGVIKMVKIYIAIKRKLSVGDKMAGRHGNKGVLSRILPVEDMPYAEDGTPVEIVLNPLGVPSRMNVGQILEIHLGLAARGLGNQIQEVLDRQHTHNDLREKIKEVYADEELNPFLDDLSEQDVNKLAKRLAPGVPMASPVFEGVSETIIKEQIARSGFSPSGQMTLYNGKTGEAFKEKVTVGIMYMLKLHHLVDDKIHARSIGPYSLVTQQPLGGKAQFGGQRLGEMEVWAMEAYGASHALQEFLTVKSDDVAGRTRMYEAIVKGRHTLEAGLPESFNVLIKELQSLCLDVELLEDEDE
- the fusA gene encoding elongation factor G, which gives rise to MARQVSLAKTRNIGIMAHIDAGKTTTTERILYYTGVSHKIGEVHDGAATMDWMEQEQERGITITSAATTCFWKDNRINIIDTPGHVDFTIEVERSLRVLDGSVAVFCSVGGVEPQSETVWRQADKYGVPRLAFVNKMDRIGADFQRGVDMMRDRLGANPVPLQLPIGKEDYFKGVVDLVEMKAFVWDDESLGAHFDEVEIPADMADEVEVAREAMLEELCTYDEELMEKYLGGDELTVDEVKLAIRKATIDLHINPVLCGSAFKNKGVQHLLDAVVDYMPCPTDVPPIEGIDPKGVEITRPADDDGPFAALAFKIMTDPFVGQLTFFRVYSGIAEAGSSVLNSTKGKKERLGRILKMHANKREEIKQVYSGDIAAAVGLKYSTTGDTLCDPDHECLLEAMEFPDPVIHIAVEPKTKSDQEKMGVALGKLLAEDPSLGVRTDEETGQTILSGMGELHLEVIIDRLKREFKVEANVGAPQVAYRESITKKVEVQGKFVRQSGGRGQYGDCWLRIEPQEPGAGFEFVDEIKGGVIPREYIPAVGKGAEEAAQNGVLAGFPIVDVKVSVYDGSYHDVDSSEMAFKIAGSMGFKEGAAKAGPALLEPMMAVEVVVPEEYMGDVIGDLNSRRGKVQGMDSRGGAQVISAHVPLASMFGYATELRSMTQGRATYTMVFDHYDQVPKAISEEIIAKVKG
- the rpsL gene encoding 30S ribosomal protein S12; translation: MPTINQLIRNGRQRKEKKSTAPALKSNPQRRGVCTRVYTTTPKKPNSALRKVARVRLTNGIVVTSYIPGVGHNLQEHSVVLVRGGRVKDLPGVRYHIVRGSLDLAGVQGRMQARSKYGAKRPK
- the rpsG gene encoding 30S ribosomal protein S7; protein product: MPRRREVAKRIVLADPKYNDRLVTKFVNSLMLGGKKSVAEKIVYGAFDLIAERSGEEPLDVFKKAFENVRPLLEVKSRRVGGSTYQVPVEVRPDRRNALVIRWVLSASRGRGEKTMRERLAAELLDAANNRGASVKKKEDTHRMAEANKAFAHYRW
- the rpoC gene encoding DNA-directed RNA polymerase subunit beta' gives rise to the protein MEDIFSLFERPKDPLSFDTIRLSLSSPETIRERSFGEVKKPETINYRTFKPERDGLFCAKIFGPVKDYECNCGKYKRMKHRGIVCEKCGVEVIPSKVRRERLAHIDLACPVAHIWFLKSLPSRIGTLLDMTLKELEKVLYFEAYVVLDKGDSQLEIGQILTEDKYRELMDEFAGQFTAGMGAEAVRELLAALDLEEIAESLRIEMRESSSEAKRKKVAKRLKVINAFIRSGNRPEWMILETIPVLPPELRPLVPLDGGRFATSDLNDLYRRVINRNNRLKRLMELRAPDVIIRNEKRMLQEAVDALFDNGRRGRAITGPNKRPLKSLSDMLKGKGGRFRQNLLGKRVDYSGRSVIVVGPELKLHQCGLPKKMALELFKPFIYNKLEERGYCTTIKSAKKLVEKEKSEVWDVLEDVIKEHPVMLNRAPTLHRLGIQAFEPVLVEGKAIQLHPLVCTAFNADFDGDQMAVHLPLSIESQIEARVLMMSTNNILSPANGKPIIVPSQDMILGIYYMSRIRPFVQGSGKIFASEDELRIAYDSGEVDLQAGVKVRMSRVDGADPELIETSVGRVLLREVVPRMIPFDYINKVMTKKQVAELVDASFRLAGNKETVILADRLKQTGYRFSTIAGISICLDNMVVPETKQDFIDAAVSEVTEIQSQYTEGLITDGERYNKVVDIWAKCTEDIASTMLADLSVDRFESESGETVEASSFNAIHMMADSGARGSAQQIRQLAGMRGLMAKPSGEIIETPITANFREGLTVLQYFISTHGARKGLADTALKTANSGYLTRRLVDVAQDAIITEKDCGTIDGILVSSLTEGGEVIESLGDRILGRAALEDVCDPVTGDVIVAANQEIDEVLVNKIEQAGIEKLYIRSVLTCKSRHGICATCYGRDLARGHMVNLGEAVGVIAAQSIGEPGTQLTMRTFHIGGTASRRAEQTSLEARFDGELQFSNLKTVVDRDGHHVVMSRNGEIVIVDETGRERERHALVYGSRVMFDPGTTITTGTLLAEWDPYTMPILTEVSGRIHFGDVISGVTMDEKVDDVTGLSRKVIIESKATDKRPRLTLKDEEGRSVKLPNGMAARYMLPVGANIIVPEDEMVQAGDVLAKIPRETTKTKDITGGLPRVAELFEARKPKEFAVLTEIDGVVTFGKDSKGKRKVVVTPEYGEPIEYLIPKGKHISVHEGDAVQAGEPLMDGPRNPHDILRVLGEKELAKYLVDEVQEVYRLQGVAINDKHIETIVRQMLRRVRILEVGDTDFLLDDQVSRVEFEIENERVMEQDGQPAVGEPIMLGITKASLSTESFISAASFQETTKVLTQASIEGKVDHLRGLKENVIMGRLIPAGTGIVKYRSAKLLTPDPVEEVVTIVENIIEDDEMMDEVSE